DNA from Anaerolineae bacterium:
TTCGGAAAGGCCGCACGCATCCATGAATCCTTCCCATCTGACGGCAGTGCTCCAGCAAGTGTATGACAGTGACCCCGCTGATCCATCACCGCTTCAGGCGCAACTTTCCCGCTATCAGGAAGCGCTCCGTGCTTTTCACCTGGCTTTTGGTCCCGGCCCCGTCCATGTATATCGCGCCCCAGGCCGGGTGAACCTCATCGGCGAGCATACGGATTACAATCACGGCTTTGTCCTGCCGATGGCGCTGGAAAAAGACATCCTGCTGTTGGCGCGCCCGCGCGCTGACGGCAGGGTGGTACTGCGGAATATCGAGCCGGCCCGTTTCCCCGACCGCGGTTTCACCCTTTCCCCCTCCATCCCGCCGGGACCGGTGGGGGATTGGGCCAACTACATCAAAGGGCCGGCCCAGGCCCTGGTGCGCCTGCTGGGGATAACGCACGGCATGGATGCCCTGGTGGTGGGCAAAGCGCCGTTCGGCGTGCCCATCGGCGCCGGCCTCAGCTCCTCCTCCGCCCTGACCGTCGTCTCGGCCATGGCCCTGCTGGACCAGAACAATGGCTCCATGCCCCCCATGGAATTCGCGCATTTCTGCGCGCAGGCGGAATGGTACGTGGGCACGCGCGGCGGGGTGATGGACCATTTCACCTCGGTGCTGGGCCGGCGCGGGCATGCCCTGTTCCTGGACTGCCGGCCTGCCGGCGTGCCGCCCACGCAGTACCGCACCGAATGGGTGCCCCTGCCCCCGCAGTACTCCATCCTGGTCTGTGACAGCGGCAAGCGCCGCGCCAACACCCTCTCGGACTACAACGTGCGCGTGGCGGAATGCAAGATCGGCGTGGCGCTGTTACAGCGGCGTTGGCCGGCTATCACCCACCTGCGCGACGTGACTGCGGAGCAGATAGGGTTTGCGCCGGCGGAGCTGGATGCTTTCCTGGCAGAACACCTGCCCGAGGAGGCGGATTTCGCGGCCCTGCGCCAGCTTGGCCTCTCGCCGGCCTTTCTGGACGGCCTGGCGGCAGATCTTCGCCTGGCACCCACCCAGACCTTCCGCGTGCGGGCGCGCTGCCGGCATGTCATCCGGGAGAATCAGCGGGTGATAGAATCGGTGGACGCCCTGCGGGCATCGGACGGCCGGCGCTTCGGCCGGCACATGCTGGAATCCCATCAGAGCCTGCGCGACGACTACGAGGCGAGCTGCGCGGAGGTGGACGTGCTCGTGGACCTGCTGGCGGAGCGGCCGGAGGTGTTGGGCGCGCGGCTGACAGGCGCCGGCTGGGGAGGATGTGTCGTCGCCTTGCTCGATGCCGGCGCGGGGACCGGTTTCATGGCCAAGGTGGCCGAGACGTACCGGGCGCGCACGGGCCTGGCGCTGGAATGGTTCGCCGGCCGCGCCGCCGCCGGCGTCAACGGCTGGAAGCACTTTGCTGAACTGTGAGAGGACGGTACCATGTTCGACCTCATCCTGGAAGGCGGGTGGATCGTGGACGGCTCCGGCAACCCCGGCTACTGGGGGGATGTTGGTGTACAAGGTGACCGCATCGCGGCCATCGGCCGGCTGAAGGACGCGCCGGCGCGCCGCCGGCTGAAGGCCGACGGCCTGGTGGTCTGCCCTGGCTTTGTGGATATGCACAGCCATTCCGACATTTTCTGGCTGGCCCAGCCGGAGGCACTGCCGAAAATCCGTCAGGGTGTCACCACCGAGATCATTGGGCAGGACGGCATCTCGTATGCACCAGTATCGCCGGCCAACATGCCCTTCTGGCGCGAGTATCTGGCCGGCCTGAACGGGGATTTTGACATTGACTGGGATTGGTCCAGCGTGGGGGAATTCCTGGACCGTCTGGGCCGGCGCGTCTCCCTGAACCTGGCCTACCTGGTGCCGCATGGGGCCGTGCGCATGGAGGTGATGGGCCTGGAAAAACGCACGGCAGGGCCGGCGGAGCTGGACCGCATGGCCGAACTGGTGGAGCAGGGCCTGCGCCAGGGAGCGTTCGGCCTTTCCACCGGCCTGTACTATGTGCCGGCGGTATATGCCGACACGGCGGAGCTGATCGCCCTGTGCCGGGTGGTGGCACGGCATAACGGGCTTTTCGTCACCCATATGCGCGACTACGGCGCGCATATCGAGGAGGCCTTTGAGGAAACCTGTGCCGTTTGTCAGCAGACCGGGGTGCGCACGCACATTTCACACTTCAACACGACGGCCGAAATTGGATGCCGGCTGATGGATCGGGCGCGCCAGGAACGGTTGGACATCACCTATGATTCGTATCCCTATCTGGCCGGCTGTACCCTGCTGTCCGCTATCCTGCCGCCCTGGGTGCAGGAGGG
Protein-coding regions in this window:
- the galK gene encoding galactokinase, which codes for MNPSHLTAVLQQVYDSDPADPSPLQAQLSRYQEALRAFHLAFGPGPVHVYRAPGRVNLIGEHTDYNHGFVLPMALEKDILLLARPRADGRVVLRNIEPARFPDRGFTLSPSIPPGPVGDWANYIKGPAQALVRLLGITHGMDALVVGKAPFGVPIGAGLSSSSALTVVSAMALLDQNNGSMPPMEFAHFCAQAEWYVGTRGGVMDHFTSVLGRRGHALFLDCRPAGVPPTQYRTEWVPLPPQYSILVCDSGKRRANTLSDYNVRVAECKIGVALLQRRWPAITHLRDVTAEQIGFAPAELDAFLAEHLPEEADFAALRQLGLSPAFLDGLAADLRLAPTQTFRVRARCRHVIRENQRVIESVDALRASDGRRFGRHMLESHQSLRDDYEASCAEVDVLVDLLAERPEVLGARLTGAGWGGCVVALLDAGAGTGFMAKVAETYRARTGLALEWFAGRAAAGVNGWKHFAEL
- a CDS encoding D-aminoacylase gives rise to the protein MFDLILEGGWIVDGSGNPGYWGDVGVQGDRIAAIGRLKDAPARRRLKADGLVVCPGFVDMHSHSDIFWLAQPEALPKIRQGVTTEIIGQDGISYAPVSPANMPFWREYLAGLNGDFDIDWDWSSVGEFLDRLGRRVSLNLAYLVPHGAVRMEVMGLEKRTAGPAELDRMAELVEQGLRQGAFGLSTGLYYVPAVYADTAELIALCRVVARHNGLFVTHMRDYGAHIEEAFEETCAVCQQTGVRTHISHFNTTAEIGCRLMDRARQERLDITYDSYPYLAGCTLLSAILPPWVQEGTVAEAVERLRRPENRQRLARELEERVVRLELLYIAGVRTPANQRYAGLNVLEAAKLAGQEPADFLADLLIAERMAVPAIAHHTYRTEEDFRALLRRREQIVGSDGVLVGSHPHPRGYGTFPRILGRYVRQEQVLELEEAVRKMTWAAAGRVGLAQRGLLLEGWFADITCFDPAVVIDRATYAQGNLPPEGIHYVLVNGQVVLEEGEHTGAYPGRALRSR